The following proteins are co-located in the Sporolactobacillus pectinivorans genome:
- a CDS encoding UDP-N-acetylmuramoyl-L-alanyl-D-glutamate--2,6-diaminopimelate ligase produces MKLADCLEAIRDFRQDREGNPEIKHLVIDSRLAGPGSLFFCIKGHHLDGHRYAAMAEKSGTSAIIAQETIQASVPVIYVSDTHRALAMISDRFYGYPSHDLHMIGVTGTNGKTTITYLVQAIQEACGLHTGLIGTMGMRYKNYEVSVENTTPEVHLIHENLAKMRDQGAASVVMETSSNALYDGRVHGCDFNIGIFTNLTEDHLDLHGTMKDYMYAKSLLFSQLGNTYGRPGELKVAVLNSDDPASEVYRHMTAAHVMTYGIDRPADFRAESLNITPEGTSFTLNARGKCYAVSMKLIGKFSVYNALAALAACSVSRLDMDQMIRAMEQVPGVSGRFETVSAGQDFSVIVDYSHTPDSLKNALATIKEFARRRIITVVGCGGDREHGKRPIMARIAVDNSDLAILTSDNPRTEDPETILAEMEAGVQGCDYRKITDRREAIRFAVNQAEPGDIILIAGKGHETYQIIGTVKHHFDDREIAKKAITEIMEK; encoded by the coding sequence ATGAAATTAGCTGATTGTCTTGAAGCAATTAGAGACTTCAGGCAAGATAGAGAGGGAAATCCTGAAATTAAACATTTAGTCATTGACTCACGCCTTGCAGGACCGGGGTCTTTGTTTTTCTGCATCAAGGGTCATCATCTGGACGGGCATCGCTACGCAGCGATGGCAGAAAAAAGCGGTACATCGGCTATTATTGCTCAGGAAACGATTCAAGCGTCCGTTCCTGTGATCTACGTCAGCGACACGCATCGCGCCCTGGCGATGATTTCAGACCGTTTTTACGGGTATCCCAGTCATGATTTACATATGATCGGTGTGACAGGCACGAATGGCAAGACGACCATTACTTATCTTGTCCAGGCCATTCAGGAGGCTTGCGGCCTGCACACAGGATTAATCGGTACAATGGGCATGCGTTACAAAAATTATGAAGTTTCTGTCGAAAATACAACCCCGGAAGTCCATCTCATTCATGAAAATCTCGCAAAAATGAGAGATCAAGGCGCGGCTTCAGTGGTCATGGAAACGTCATCCAATGCTCTATATGACGGGAGAGTTCATGGCTGTGATTTTAATATCGGCATTTTTACTAATCTGACAGAAGACCATCTCGATCTCCATGGGACGATGAAGGATTATATGTATGCCAAGAGCCTTCTTTTTTCCCAGCTTGGCAATACTTACGGCCGCCCCGGTGAACTAAAAGTCGCTGTGCTGAATTCGGATGATCCGGCATCTGAGGTATACCGGCACATGACAGCAGCGCACGTGATGACGTATGGCATTGATCGTCCTGCAGATTTTCGCGCAGAATCGCTGAATATCACTCCGGAAGGCACTTCGTTCACTCTGAATGCCAGGGGGAAGTGTTACGCTGTGTCCATGAAACTTATTGGAAAGTTCAGCGTATATAATGCCTTGGCGGCTCTTGCGGCCTGTTCGGTCAGCCGGCTTGATATGGATCAGATGATTCGTGCCATGGAGCAGGTTCCTGGTGTTTCCGGCAGATTTGAAACGGTTTCCGCGGGCCAGGATTTCTCCGTTATCGTTGACTATTCACACACACCGGACAGCCTGAAAAATGCCCTGGCTACCATTAAGGAATTTGCACGGAGGCGCATCATCACAGTTGTGGGATGCGGCGGGGACAGGGAGCATGGCAAACGGCCAATCATGGCAAGAATTGCTGTCGATAACAGCGATCTGGCCATCCTGACCTCTGATAATCCGAGAACGGAAGATCCTGAAACCATTCTTGCCGAGATGGAGGCGGGCGTCCAAGGGTGTGATTACAGGAAAATCACAGACCGACGCGAGGCGATCAGATTTGCGGTTAACCAGGCTGAACCCGGGGATATCATCCTCATTGCCGGCAAGGGACATGAAACTTATCAGATCATCGGAACAGTGAAACATCACTTCGATGACCGTGAGATTGCAAAAAAAGCAATTACTGAGATAATGGAAAAGTAA
- a CDS encoding UDP-N-acetylmuramoyl-tripeptide--D-alanyl-D-alanine ligase, protein MSIGIDIVRGQAIQILGNIDGLGRLTIMTDSRKQVTNGLFVPLIGENFNGHHFLSDAIKNGAQAALWMERVPVPDHLPAGFPLFLVDDTLAALQSMAKAFLTQCRPKVIAITGSNGKTTTKDMVYGIVSETFKAYKTQGNHNNHIGVPLTILSMPEDTEVLVLEMGMNHFGELTFLSQLAKPDVAIITNIGESHIEYLGSRAGIAKAKLEIINGLKKRGSLIIDGDEPLLTNIHTNAFQIIRCGYQSDNDWEITDVKERTDGYRFSLNHGLSEYAVPILGRHNVKNAVFSLTAAKLLGINAQAVKEGLQNLKLTKMRFEKVKGLNGSLLISDCYNASPTSMKASLETLKDLPGFKKRIAVLGDMYELGENEEQLHRNVADVLTLPLTHVVTIGKKGVWIAQPLLEKGNPDHLVIQSFSDKMDARSYLADLLDDQTVMLFKASRLLALEQLVGELTLI, encoded by the coding sequence ATGAGTATTGGTATTGATATAGTCCGTGGTCAGGCGATTCAGATACTGGGGAACATCGATGGACTTGGCCGCCTGACAATTATGACCGACAGCCGCAAACAGGTGACAAATGGCCTTTTTGTGCCATTGATTGGTGAAAATTTTAACGGTCACCATTTTTTATCTGATGCAATTAAAAATGGGGCGCAGGCAGCCCTGTGGATGGAAAGGGTACCTGTGCCTGATCACCTCCCTGCCGGTTTCCCATTGTTTCTTGTTGATGATACACTGGCTGCTCTTCAAAGCATGGCCAAGGCTTTTCTGACGCAGTGCCGGCCGAAAGTCATTGCAATTACGGGTTCAAATGGAAAAACAACAACTAAGGATATGGTTTATGGTATCGTATCCGAAACTTTTAAAGCATATAAAACCCAGGGCAACCATAATAATCATATCGGCGTGCCACTGACGATTCTGTCTATGCCTGAAGATACCGAAGTGCTGGTGCTTGAGATGGGCATGAATCATTTTGGCGAACTGACTTTTCTCAGCCAGCTGGCCAAACCCGATGTTGCGATAATCACGAATATCGGCGAATCGCATATTGAATATCTGGGGAGCAGGGCAGGCATCGCCAAAGCAAAACTTGAAATCATAAATGGTTTGAAAAAAAGAGGCAGTCTGATTATCGATGGCGATGAACCATTGCTGACCAATATCCATACTAACGCTTTTCAAATTATCCGCTGTGGCTATCAGTCTGATAATGACTGGGAAATCACGGACGTAAAAGAGAGAACAGATGGATATCGTTTTTCACTTAATCACGGGCTCAGCGAATACGCGGTGCCGATTCTCGGCAGGCACAATGTTAAAAATGCGGTGTTCAGCCTGACGGCAGCCAAATTGCTGGGCATCAATGCACAGGCTGTTAAAGAAGGACTGCAAAATCTGAAATTGACAAAGATGCGCTTTGAGAAAGTTAAGGGTTTGAACGGCTCGCTGCTCATCAGTGATTGTTACAATGCCAGCCCGACTTCGATGAAAGCATCGCTTGAAACGCTCAAAGATCTTCCGGGTTTTAAGAAAAGAATTGCTGTTCTCGGTGACATGTATGAGCTTGGAGAGAATGAAGAGCAGCTACACCGAAATGTGGCTGATGTACTCACACTGCCGCTGACCCATGTCGTGACTATTGGGAAAAAAGGGGTGTGGATTGCTCAGCCGCTGCTGGAAAAAGGCAACCCGGATCATTTGGTTATTCAGTCGTTTTCAGATAAAATGGATGCCCGTTCTTATCTTGCAGATTTGCTTGATGATCAAACAGTTATGCTTTTTAAAGCTTCCCGACTGCTGGCGCTTGAGCAGCTGGTCGGTGAACTGACACTTATTTGA
- the mraY gene encoding phospho-N-acetylmuramoyl-pentapeptide-transferase yields the protein MLLFPLIGLAISFLITLIFAPLFIPLLRRLHFGQYIRTEGPKSHQKKAGTPTMGGVIFLLSLLITIVIMALKYHVADQNTYMLLFVSLGFGLVGLLDDFIKIVMKRNMGLTSKQKMLGQLIIAFVFFYFVTRFDYSTYLSVPGTGWTINLYWLYPIFVIFILIGVPNATNLTDGMDGLLSGLAAISFAAYAVIAFASMKLGIALFATVMLGALLGFLIFNAHPARVFMGDTGSLAIGGALAGMAILTGTEILLAVIGGVYVIETLSVMIQVVSFKTTGKRVFRMSPIHHHFELGGWSEWKVVTVFWMAGLILAIIGVYLKVGIIH from the coding sequence ATGCTTTTGTTTCCATTAATCGGCCTGGCGATTTCATTTTTAATCACGCTTATTTTTGCACCGCTGTTCATTCCGTTGCTGAGGCGGCTGCATTTCGGGCAGTATATCAGAACGGAAGGTCCGAAGAGCCATCAAAAAAAAGCAGGGACGCCGACCATGGGCGGCGTGATTTTTTTGCTGAGCCTGCTAATCACGATCGTCATTATGGCGCTCAAATATCATGTTGCAGATCAGAATACCTACATGCTTTTGTTTGTCTCGCTCGGATTCGGTCTGGTTGGCCTGTTGGATGATTTCATCAAAATCGTCATGAAGCGGAATATGGGACTGACATCAAAACAGAAGATGCTCGGTCAGCTGATTATTGCCTTTGTTTTCTTTTACTTTGTCACCCGCTTCGACTACTCCACTTATCTGTCGGTGCCGGGGACGGGCTGGACGATCAATCTTTATTGGCTCTATCCAATATTTGTTATTTTTATTTTGATTGGTGTTCCGAATGCGACAAACCTGACAGATGGCATGGACGGGCTGCTGTCAGGGCTTGCCGCCATTTCATTCGCCGCTTATGCGGTGATTGCATTTGCTTCAATGAAGCTTGGCATTGCCCTGTTTGCGACTGTGATGCTGGGTGCTTTGCTTGGCTTCCTGATTTTCAACGCGCATCCTGCGAGAGTCTTCATGGGGGACACCGGATCTCTTGCGATCGGCGGAGCACTTGCCGGAATGGCTATTCTGACCGGTACAGAGATACTGCTCGCGGTGATCGGAGGCGTCTACGTCATTGAAACGCTGTCCGTCATGATTCAGGTGGTTTCTTTTAAGACAACCGGAAAACGGGTGTTCAGAATGAGTCCGATCCACCACCATTTTGAATTGGGCGGATGGTCGGAATGGAAGGTCGTTACAGTATTCTGGATGGCCGGACTGATTTTGGCAATTATTGGTGTCTATCTGAAAGTGGGGATAATCCATTGA
- the murD gene encoding UDP-N-acetylmuramoyl-L-alanine--D-glutamate ligase, translating into MKKLTNYTNKKILVLGLGKSGYAVAKLMHDLGAEVTVNDRNDLIGNKHAEELKKMGLRVIGGGHPLDLVDENVSVLIKNPGIPYSNPLVQKARNMGIRVITEVEIASELSESPFIGVTGSNGKTTTTMLLGEMMKGSDLEPVVAGNIGTALTSVVKDVTSRNVIVAELSSFQLLGTETLHPRVAVVLNIFDHHLDYHGTVENYAHAKARITMNQTSGDYLVYNADSERVIKYVADKTKATAVPFSTTKKVETGAYLADGAIYFKNEKIMGIGEMGLPGEHNLQNALAAVAAASLCNVPAEYIAHVLRTFTGVRHRLQYVGVIQGRTIYNDSKATNILATSKALASFPSKEIVLLAGGLDRGNTFDTLIADLKKAKIKAALLFGQTTAKLQDACEKAGIPTIRPVKNVEAAVPEAFSLSQSGDVILLSPACASWDQYKSFEQRGDIFIDEVNKFR; encoded by the coding sequence TTGAAAAAGTTGACAAATTATACCAACAAAAAAATTCTTGTTCTCGGCCTTGGCAAAAGCGGTTACGCCGTTGCAAAATTAATGCATGATCTTGGGGCTGAAGTGACAGTCAATGATCGAAATGATCTGATAGGTAATAAACATGCTGAAGAATTGAAAAAAATGGGATTGCGGGTCATCGGCGGTGGACATCCACTGGATTTGGTCGACGAGAATGTTTCCGTGCTGATTAAAAATCCGGGGATTCCGTACAGTAATCCATTAGTACAAAAAGCCCGCAACATGGGAATCCGTGTGATTACCGAAGTTGAAATTGCTTCTGAATTGTCAGAATCGCCGTTTATCGGCGTTACCGGGTCGAATGGAAAAACAACAACAACGATGCTTTTAGGAGAGATGATGAAGGGATCAGATCTTGAGCCGGTTGTTGCCGGAAACATTGGCACAGCACTGACTTCCGTTGTCAAGGATGTGACTTCCCGGAACGTGATTGTGGCTGAACTGTCCAGTTTTCAGCTGCTGGGCACGGAAACGCTGCATCCGAGGGTTGCCGTTGTGCTCAATATTTTTGACCATCATCTGGACTATCATGGCACTGTCGAGAATTATGCACACGCAAAGGCACGTATTACAATGAATCAGACATCCGGTGATTATCTGGTTTATAATGCGGACAGCGAGCGGGTCATTAAGTATGTTGCGGATAAAACCAAAGCGACCGCCGTACCGTTTTCGACAACCAAAAAAGTTGAGACAGGCGCCTATCTTGCTGACGGAGCCATTTATTTCAAGAATGAAAAAATCATGGGCATTGGTGAAATGGGGCTTCCGGGCGAGCACAACCTCCAGAATGCATTGGCTGCCGTTGCGGCGGCAAGTCTCTGCAATGTCCCTGCTGAGTATATTGCGCATGTGCTCAGAACATTCACAGGTGTCCGGCATCGGCTCCAATATGTTGGTGTCATTCAGGGACGAACCATCTACAATGATTCGAAAGCAACGAATATATTGGCGACATCAAAAGCTCTGGCGTCTTTTCCAAGCAAGGAAATCGTCCTTCTTGCCGGCGGGCTGGATCGCGGCAATACATTTGATACTCTCATAGCAGATTTGAAAAAAGCGAAAATCAAGGCTGCACTGCTTTTCGGCCAGACAACAGCTAAATTGCAGGATGCGTGTGAAAAAGCCGGTATTCCGACAATCAGGCCGGTAAAAAATGTTGAAGCCGCTGTTCCTGAGGCATTCTCATTGTCTCAGTCGGGTGACGTGATTCTCCTTTCCCCGGCATGCGCGAGCTGGGATCAATATAAATCTTTTGAACAGCGCGGAGACATTTTTATCGACGAAGTGAATAAGTTTAGATAA